The following are encoded in a window of Bacteroidota bacterium genomic DNA:
- a CDS encoding small ribosomal subunit Rsm22 family protein, with protein MLQLPREYTVALEEVLGLRLIDDRPASKETRTKLARIARDVIQLSEGLTKSREEFVRSEYLRDEDQQQAYFLYYTTTNLLKLWPPLRELARSGFFANRSELHHLDLGTGTGAAIWGLATYLEREQPAISTLHADARDKLARNLRTVGQFASNLKMSLDLRVSTSQIDLTALAIAKDDRTFDLISLMNVLGEIDEMQDAEIIAFIDRSLAEHGAAIMIEPASREVSRRALRFRDRMVAAGFHVFSPCCRSGDCPALEDENNWCHTEIPWKRPGFIQTIDDVAGTLRLSLKATYAVFLREDVNLSDSFQAHRDLSSVGRVVSERFDEKGRHRGFICNELGRWEYVMNKRDKSTTNRPVTKLERYDLVQISGVEVREHDVKIGHESEVRVISNAECSGSVDNYG; from the coding sequence TGTTACAACTGCCACGAGAGTACACCGTAGCGCTCGAAGAGGTTCTTGGCCTGCGGCTTATCGACGATAGACCAGCAAGCAAGGAGACCCGAACGAAGCTTGCGAGGATTGCGCGGGATGTGATCCAACTTTCGGAGGGACTGACGAAGTCGCGCGAGGAATTTGTTCGCTCCGAATACTTGCGCGATGAGGATCAACAGCAGGCGTATTTTCTCTACTATACTACGACCAATCTTCTGAAGCTTTGGCCGCCATTACGCGAGCTTGCACGCTCCGGATTTTTCGCGAATCGTTCGGAGCTTCACCATCTCGATCTTGGTACGGGGACGGGCGCGGCAATTTGGGGGCTGGCGACCTATCTCGAACGTGAACAGCCAGCCATCAGTACACTTCACGCCGATGCGCGGGATAAGCTCGCGCGAAATCTGCGGACGGTCGGGCAGTTTGCATCTAATCTAAAAATGTCACTCGATCTTCGCGTATCGACATCCCAGATCGATTTAACCGCGCTTGCCATCGCGAAGGATGATCGCACATTCGACTTAATCTCGTTGATGAATGTCCTTGGGGAAATAGATGAAATGCAGGATGCGGAAATAATTGCATTCATCGATCGATCGCTCGCGGAGCACGGCGCGGCAATCATGATCGAGCCGGCGAGCAGAGAAGTCTCTCGCCGGGCGCTGAGATTTCGGGACCGGATGGTCGCAGCCGGTTTCCATGTGTTCTCGCCGTGTTGTCGGAGCGGCGACTGCCCGGCACTCGAGGATGAGAACAACTGGTGCCATACCGAGATACCTTGGAAGCGCCCCGGCTTTATCCAGACGATCGATGATGTTGCCGGGACACTTCGGCTCTCGCTCAAAGCGACGTATGCAGTCTTTCTCCGTGAGGATGTGAACCTCTCGGACAGTTTCCAGGCCCACCGCGATCTCAGCTCTGTTGGGCGTGTCGTCAGCGAGCGGTTCGATGAAAAGGGGCGCCATCGTGGGTTCATCTGCAACGAGCTTGGGCGGTGGGAATATGTCATGAACAAACGAGATAAGTCAACGACAAATCGACCCGTTACGAAGCTGGAGCGATACGATCTGGTCCAGATCTCGGGAGTCGAGGTGAGGGAACACGATGTCAAGATCGGGCACGAATCGGAAGTCCGAGTTATTAGTAATGCCGAATGCTCCGGAAGTGTGGATAACTACGGGTAA
- a CDS encoding DUF1501 domain-containing protein — protein sequence MKRRTFLQGALGAAAVTPVLLDKIYALPSSPLHLLAQLDASNDKILIFVQMFGGNDGLNTVVPADDPQYYVLRDPTNGIGILKQNLYNYGNGYLNPGLARAGGNGQTGFAGMLGVGTLAIIQGIGYDNPNLSHFRSTDIWLSGINDSNAQDVLDTGWLGRFLERQYPNFPNSLPADPLAINFGGFSLALTSEKGRMGIEVANPSLQAGGLSAANDTLDDQATGTRYATEYAFVQDIANRSNIYAQRVKDAYTAGKAKLKGAYGSDSFSQQMASVAALIAGGLDTRIYYVSLGGFDTHVSQASPGGTGQGAHSNLLHSLSDAVAQFQYDLLQLDAAGMDVSKRVVGMTMSEFGRRPQENASYGTDHGAASVQFVFGAAVASAVFGQTPDLSHLDANGDLAWQIDYRTVYAAVLTDWFGLSLDDTRTVMKDSTLEPFPGLFKPQAGVAKSNTLPLSLAVYPNPLPATGTIAFDLPRNAYVKIEMTSMDGRIVQLITEQPFIAGSYALPIAANVPTGAYVLSMRAGDAQVTRMVTVIK from the coding sequence ATGAAACGACGTACCTTCCTTCAAGGAGCATTGGGAGCAGCGGCGGTGACGCCCGTGCTGCTGGACAAGATCTATGCGCTGCCCTCTTCGCCACTGCATTTGCTCGCGCAACTCGATGCGAGCAATGACAAGATTCTGATCTTTGTCCAAATGTTCGGCGGCAATGATGGGCTGAACACGGTGGTACCAGCCGATGACCCGCAATATTATGTGCTTCGCGATCCGACCAATGGCATCGGAATCCTGAAACAGAATCTGTATAACTATGGCAACGGCTATCTGAACCCTGGTCTTGCCCGGGCCGGTGGCAATGGACAAACGGGCTTTGCCGGAATGCTTGGCGTCGGCACGCTCGCGATCATTCAAGGGATTGGCTACGATAATCCCAATCTTTCGCATTTTCGATCGACGGACATCTGGCTCTCGGGTATCAATGATAGCAACGCACAGGATGTGCTCGACACCGGCTGGCTCGGCCGATTTCTCGAACGGCAGTATCCCAATTTTCCAAACTCACTTCCGGCCGATCCCCTCGCGATCAACTTTGGAGGATTCTCACTGGCGCTGACCAGTGAGAAGGGCCGCATGGGCATCGAGGTTGCGAATCCAAGCTTGCAGGCTGGCGGTCTCAGCGCGGCCAACGATACGCTCGACGATCAGGCCACCGGAACTCGATATGCGACGGAGTATGCGTTTGTACAAGATATCGCCAACCGCTCGAATATTTACGCGCAACGCGTGAAGGATGCATACACTGCCGGCAAAGCCAAGCTGAAGGGAGCCTATGGCTCCGATAGCTTCTCGCAGCAAATGGCAAGCGTTGCTGCGCTGATTGCGGGTGGATTGGATACGAGAATCTATTACGTTAGTCTTGGAGGATTCGATACTCACGTGAGTCAGGCAAGTCCCGGAGGGACCGGCCAGGGTGCTCATTCGAATTTGTTGCACTCACTCTCGGATGCAGTCGCGCAGTTCCAGTACGATCTGCTTCAACTCGATGCTGCCGGGATGGACGTTTCGAAGCGTGTCGTCGGAATGACGATGAGCGAGTTTGGTCGACGTCCGCAAGAGAACGCGAGTTACGGCACCGATCATGGTGCTGCGTCCGTGCAGTTTGTCTTTGGCGCAGCAGTCGCTTCCGCGGTCTTCGGTCAGACTCCCGATCTTTCGCATCTGGATGCGAATGGTGATCTCGCGTGGCAAATCGATTATCGCACAGTCTATGCCGCGGTGCTCACCGATTGGTTTGGGTTATCGCTGGATGACACGCGGACGGTGATGAAGGATAGCACGCTCGAGCCATTTCCGGGGCTGTTCAAGCCGCAGGCTGGGGTTGCGAAGTCAAACACGCTCCCGCTGTCGCTTGCCGTCTATCCGAATCCATTGCCAGCAACCGGCACGATTGCCTTTGACCTGCCACGGAATGCGTATGTCAAGATTGAAATGACATCCATGGATGGCCGAATTGTGCAGCTGATCACCGAGCAGCCATTCATCGCCGGGAGTTATGCGCTGCCGATAGCTGCCAATGTGCCAACGGGGGCTTATGTGCTATCGATGCGTGCCGGTGATGCACAAGTCACGAGAATGGTAACAGTCATCAAATAG
- a CDS encoding DUF1800 domain-containing protein: MSQTAISRRGFLTAWKPSSSKNRLAPLTSGLDPFVPDANSPWDAYRAGHLLRRTMMGPTWADIQTLLTHADPGTAVDLLLSGTTSPTPPAAANDQTENPYPLAIQAQYGIFGQWAADAAALRAWWSALQLNAQTSIQEKMTFFWSSHFTTQFDLGNLDYTIAPLLYRQNELFRSNALGNFQDLVKAVTLDGAMLIFLGGNENSGSHPNENYARELMELYTCGLGQYTEGDVQQAAKILSGWRVGQYTDAPAPHGIFNTYFSPADHDTSGKTYLGQQFPPIDTSTNTEFLVKKNEIDRLVDVLFAQRSPAIATFLSTKLYRFFVYSDPASVDQTVVAAMAALLIQSNWEIKPVISALLKSAHFFDNANLGAQIKSPAEYVIGMAKQLVASYPVDANMTAIGQQLFQPPNVSGWTGYHDWITTNTYPIRGTQASAVIQTLDDASAIAFIKQFANYTDANALVTQIGQLLLPRPLSTERQTTFASKLTAGAPVYEWASILNGSDATAARNLRDLLSDMASLPDFELC, encoded by the coding sequence ATGTCGCAGACTGCTATTTCACGCCGTGGATTTCTTACGGCCTGGAAACCAAGCTCCTCGAAGAATCGCCTCGCACCGCTGACATCCGGCTTGGATCCGTTTGTACCGGACGCGAACTCGCCGTGGGATGCCTATCGGGCCGGGCACTTGCTGCGCCGAACAATGATGGGCCCGACGTGGGCGGACATCCAGACACTCCTCACACATGCCGATCCAGGGACCGCGGTTGATTTGCTTTTGTCTGGAACAACTTCTCCAACACCCCCAGCCGCCGCGAATGACCAAACCGAGAACCCATACCCGCTTGCGATTCAGGCGCAGTACGGAATATTTGGTCAGTGGGCAGCCGATGCGGCAGCGTTACGAGCCTGGTGGTCTGCTCTGCAACTGAATGCCCAGACTTCGATTCAGGAGAAGATGACCTTCTTCTGGAGCAGTCACTTCACGACACAATTTGATCTCGGCAATCTCGATTATACAATAGCACCACTTCTGTACCGGCAAAACGAGCTCTTTCGCTCGAACGCGTTAGGCAATTTTCAAGACCTGGTAAAGGCTGTCACGCTCGATGGCGCCATGCTTATCTTCCTGGGTGGCAACGAGAATAGCGGGAGCCATCCAAATGAGAATTATGCGCGGGAGCTCATGGAGCTGTATACCTGCGGACTCGGTCAGTACACTGAAGGCGATGTCCAGCAGGCGGCAAAGATCCTGAGCGGCTGGCGCGTTGGTCAGTATACAGATGCGCCCGCTCCGCATGGTATTTTCAATACGTATTTTAGTCCTGCCGATCACGATACCAGCGGCAAGACGTATCTGGGCCAGCAGTTTCCACCGATCGATACCTCGACGAATACGGAATTTCTGGTCAAGAAGAACGAGATCGATCGGCTGGTCGATGTGCTCTTTGCACAGCGGAGTCCAGCCATTGCGACGTTTCTCTCGACGAAGCTATACCGGTTCTTTGTCTATAGTGACCCGGCTTCGGTAGATCAAACCGTGGTCGCCGCTATGGCGGCTCTCCTGATCCAAAGTAATTGGGAAATCAAGCCGGTCATTTCGGCACTCCTGAAGTCCGCCCATTTTTTCGACAATGCCAATCTTGGCGCGCAGATCAAGTCGCCGGCGGAGTATGTGATCGGAATGGCGAAGCAGCTCGTCGCGAGCTATCCGGTGGATGCGAATATGACTGCAATCGGGCAACAACTCTTCCAGCCGCCGAACGTCTCGGGATGGACTGGCTATCACGATTGGATCACCACGAATACATATCCCATTCGGGGCACGCAAGCGAGCGCGGTCATTCAAACGTTGGATGATGCATCTGCGATCGCCTTTATCAAACAGTTTGCGAATTACACGGATGCGAACGCGCTGGTGACGCAGATTGGGCAACTACTGCTTCCACGTCCACTATCGACCGAGCGACAAACGACATTTGCCTCAAAGCTTACGGCGGGAGCGCCAGTCTACGAATGGGCGAGCATCCTGAACGGTAGTGACGCGACCGCGGCGCGCAATCTTCGCGATTTGCTGAGCGACATGGCATCGTTGCCTGATTTTGAACTCTGTTAA
- a CDS encoding choice-of-anchor D domain-containing protein, giving the protein MRPIGRIARSLPGIVAILLLACSARAQFPASCDKDKECVGHAVTISVSHGKGAQYVDVDTSYRIYGMDTALTFEAWIAPEQQPGKIQYIAGLWGPNKDNNDQWVFYIQDTKLVFALSKDNSYKGDSDNTIAIATVPDLYTNGWRHVAAVWDARSTAAKIYVDGMLLATATNPLYPCNRLHTPEDRLLPLQIGSCNALYDDTLRHRAFLGQLDEIRLWHRALSGQELACQRIISLNGNEPGLELYYRCNEARSAQLLCDATGNNHTGFLRSGAFCDTSLRVIPVTYKASPAVVTAKLICTEDTTFTITLTDSSACGDRVTLGTYGADAKLFKLSTNTLTLAQNIPATFTVQMHSDLIGPVSAGIAVANANSCGNPIYIPLKIQRTTELNYSVDKLALDTIYVGCQNTTYSEATLTICNPSGRTVTISNISLDSGHFTWRSSAALPTVLPKGACVTITVRMDLLDSSKTLLDTLRIVSDETCPGSGVIPVSGRVQDVLGLLLASGKGPITTMNFGEICPGFISGTQTFQYRDLASDTLFVDSIIYDPPNFFGAGITLPMKLAPKAAYLPTYARFRPLVPGPLAGTLRVTANYHGCELAKTVTLSGRGYSVDVEFLTPAVNFGPVTIGKSAQQNADLIDSGTDVRNLDAYLRMGDVFTVTGGRTLHLSSHQTLPVQLTFRPRQTQMYYDTLCVFDEGCYETKCIPVSGMGTFQAFSFNPSYLDISNVIGCGSETGSIAMTNISGQSLAITNCQLIDPTGKFQLVNPMPAGTMANNSIYVFNIVYTPNDLANDRADEVYISVTLSDGQVYNIIVRATSVAPKLYVTPLTTYGIVEAGWHKQQSILIENASTVPQKITSVAVPYGYALLSTNPALPTVLGPRDSLWLQVEFDPTGDSDYNANFTVQVDSPCTMSLTGMLTGHGQSVKLQVPVSFMNYGLVRPCDCIAREVPLPNYSNFVPISIDSVWVDGFGVTNLVPSTFHWQWKSTGDRSLPKTIGAQSADTLIVTFCPDIPATKANLIKNDTLHISAHSQGWTTEFRTMLSGRREMNFQPNVSQVQFPATRVDTSAQPQAVTITVPDITLNPDGDYIQIDSVTFDPDQQVFSARDSMGNLPPWTIKRTQKFKIRLGFFPRAPKLYVARMRLWTSHPCGGFDSTVLVMGSGFAPAYGLQLAMFDTLGIGKDTVHLSICDTLVLPILTSRDVPLEPMDLFYHLGYDTTELQVLGASSTYTNSISARDTINGAGVAITKAGGVSAGVINTVRLKVIGGPKVFPITLDSIDFESDSIVFFKIVAGIDRRWIEIDEPTIALTKVTDFDTVNVKQCGDETVTVHNTGFMPVRLDSLTGLPPWHSVVPPSAPFGSTIAPGDSVTLTIRFCPRADSAWDTTITANTSVNWPGHAACYTIDTGHLQSYGYAPPFPFKLELKPTVMSIDSIGGRIADTIELPILIDRSVPLTPLDMRFALTYDARSLEYLGMSSAYATARVTDQTGALDILLPESQDVAQGEIARAKFLITVPDSILSTMLLTPGRFTSDSIMFIKPIPIGDTTTVAIAGRCSISRLIFHEGLNAMTVPTPNPTTGRVSLDVSLLEDSQPTLRVLSSVGQSVLTLLDGNKTIQHGSYHIEFGTESLASGMYVIELQGGDYHATQRMVVVR; this is encoded by the coding sequence ATGAGACCGATCGGTCGGATTGCGCGGAGCCTTCCCGGAATTGTTGCCATACTGCTATTGGCTTGTTCCGCGCGTGCGCAGTTTCCAGCAAGTTGTGATAAAGATAAAGAATGTGTCGGTCATGCGGTCACGATTTCGGTATCGCATGGCAAGGGGGCGCAATACGTGGATGTGGACACATCCTACCGGATTTATGGGATGGATACCGCGCTCACGTTCGAGGCCTGGATCGCACCGGAGCAGCAGCCGGGTAAGATCCAGTATATCGCGGGACTTTGGGGCCCGAACAAAGACAACAACGATCAGTGGGTATTCTATATACAGGATACAAAACTTGTCTTTGCGTTAAGCAAGGACAACTCATACAAAGGTGATAGCGATAATACCATTGCGATCGCGACCGTCCCCGATCTATATACGAACGGCTGGCGTCATGTCGCTGCTGTTTGGGATGCGCGGAGCACAGCCGCAAAGATTTATGTCGATGGCATGTTGCTCGCCACGGCGACGAATCCTTTGTATCCCTGCAATCGACTGCATACGCCGGAGGACCGTCTGCTGCCTTTGCAGATCGGAAGTTGTAATGCGCTGTATGATGACACTCTCCGGCATCGAGCGTTTCTGGGGCAGCTCGATGAGATACGCTTGTGGCATCGTGCCCTCAGCGGACAAGAGCTTGCGTGCCAGCGAATCATCTCGCTCAACGGCAACGAGCCTGGCCTTGAGCTTTATTACCGGTGTAATGAGGCTCGGTCTGCGCAACTCTTGTGCGATGCGACCGGCAACAATCACACAGGCTTTCTTCGTAGCGGCGCGTTTTGCGATACCAGCCTCCGCGTGATTCCAGTTACCTACAAGGCGTCACCCGCCGTGGTTACTGCGAAGTTGATTTGCACCGAAGACACGACCTTTACGATCACGCTGACCGATAGCTCTGCCTGTGGCGATCGTGTGACGCTAGGCACCTATGGCGCCGATGCGAAGCTCTTCAAACTTTCGACCAACACGCTGACGCTCGCACAAAATATACCTGCGACCTTCACGGTGCAGATGCACTCGGACCTGATCGGTCCTGTCTCGGCCGGGATCGCAGTTGCGAACGCCAACTCTTGTGGCAATCCGATTTACATCCCTTTGAAGATCCAGCGCACCACCGAACTCAACTACTCGGTCGATAAACTTGCGCTCGATACTATCTATGTGGGATGCCAGAACACGACCTATTCGGAAGCAACGCTCACGATCTGCAATCCGAGCGGGAGAACCGTCACCATCTCGAACATTTCACTCGATAGCGGTCACTTTACCTGGCGATCCTCGGCCGCATTGCCGACCGTGCTGCCGAAAGGGGCCTGCGTGACGATTACGGTACGCATGGATCTGCTGGATTCATCGAAGACCCTGCTTGATACGCTCCGTATCGTGAGCGACGAGACCTGTCCGGGTAGCGGCGTAATTCCAGTCTCGGGTCGTGTGCAAGATGTCCTGGGGCTCTTACTCGCCAGTGGCAAAGGTCCCATCACCACCATGAACTTCGGTGAGATTTGTCCGGGCTTTATCAGTGGAACGCAGACCTTTCAGTATCGCGATCTTGCGAGCGATACCTTGTTTGTTGATTCGATTATTTACGACCCACCGAATTTCTTCGGCGCCGGAATTACACTTCCGATGAAGCTGGCTCCCAAGGCAGCCTATCTTCCGACGTATGCGCGGTTCCGACCGCTCGTGCCGGGGCCGCTCGCGGGGACGTTGCGCGTGACCGCGAACTATCACGGCTGTGAACTGGCAAAGACCGTCACCCTATCGGGAAGAGGATATTCGGTCGATGTCGAATTTCTCACGCCAGCGGTGAATTTCGGTCCAGTCACCATCGGTAAGAGCGCGCAGCAGAATGCCGACCTGATCGATAGTGGCACCGACGTTCGGAATCTGGATGCTTACTTGCGGATGGGCGATGTCTTTACAGTCACCGGCGGGCGGACCCTGCATTTGAGCTCACACCAGACACTTCCGGTTCAACTGACATTTCGTCCTCGCCAGACGCAAATGTACTACGATACGCTCTGCGTCTTCGATGAGGGATGTTATGAGACGAAGTGCATTCCGGTCAGTGGAATGGGTACGTTTCAGGCATTCTCATTCAATCCGTCTTATCTCGATATATCCAACGTGATTGGCTGCGGCTCCGAAACGGGAAGCATTGCGATGACGAATATCTCCGGCCAGTCGCTCGCGATCACAAATTGTCAATTGATCGATCCGACGGGGAAGTTCCAGCTTGTCAATCCGATGCCGGCTGGTACGATGGCCAATAATTCGATTTACGTCTTTAACATAGTCTATACGCCGAACGATTTAGCGAACGATCGTGCGGACGAAGTGTATATTTCTGTTACGCTTTCGGATGGTCAGGTCTATAATATTATTGTCCGTGCGACGAGCGTCGCTCCAAAGCTCTATGTGACGCCGCTAACAACGTATGGCATCGTCGAAGCCGGCTGGCATAAGCAGCAATCGATCTTGATCGAGAATGCGAGTACGGTGCCACAGAAGATCACGAGCGTTGCTGTGCCGTATGGATATGCGTTGCTTAGTACCAACCCCGCGCTGCCGACTGTGCTAGGACCGCGTGACTCGTTGTGGCTGCAGGTCGAGTTCGATCCGACCGGCGACTCCGATTACAACGCAAATTTCACGGTGCAGGTGGATTCGCCATGCACCATGAGTCTTACAGGAATGCTGACGGGGCATGGACAATCCGTAAAACTTCAGGTGCCCGTGAGCTTTATGAACTACGGACTCGTGCGGCCTTGCGATTGTATCGCTCGTGAAGTCCCGCTGCCAAACTACAGCAATTTCGTCCCGATCTCGATCGACTCCGTTTGGGTCGATGGATTTGGCGTCACGAATCTGGTGCCATCGACTTTCCACTGGCAGTGGAAATCGACCGGCGATCGCTCGTTGCCGAAGACGATCGGCGCGCAATCTGCCGACACCCTGATCGTTACCTTCTGTCCGGATATCCCTGCGACGAAAGCGAATCTCATTAAGAATGACACGCTGCATATCAGCGCTCACTCTCAGGGATGGACGACGGAGTTTCGAACGATGCTTTCGGGGCGGCGCGAGATGAATTTTCAACCGAATGTCTCGCAAGTTCAATTTCCGGCCACGCGGGTCGATACGTCCGCGCAGCCTCAGGCCGTTACGATTACGGTGCCGGATATCACGCTCAATCCGGATGGGGATTATATTCAGATCGATTCTGTGACATTCGATCCCGATCAGCAGGTATTTTCCGCGCGGGATTCAATGGGCAACCTGCCGCCCTGGACGATCAAACGCACTCAGAAATTCAAGATCAGGCTCGGGTTCTTCCCGCGCGCGCCGAAACTCTATGTTGCTCGAATGCGGCTCTGGACTTCACATCCATGCGGCGGCTTCGATTCGACGGTGCTCGTGATGGGCTCGGGCTTCGCACCGGCGTATGGCCTGCAGTTGGCCATGTTCGATACGCTCGGAATCGGGAAGGATACGGTCCACCTTTCGATTTGCGACACTCTGGTGCTGCCAATCCTGACGAGTCGCGATGTGCCGCTGGAGCCGATGGACCTGTTCTATCATCTCGGGTATGATACGACCGAGTTGCAGGTGCTTGGCGCATCCTCAACCTATACGAATTCCATCAGCGCCCGCGACACCATTAATGGCGCTGGTGTCGCGATCACGAAGGCCGGCGGTGTTTCCGCCGGCGTAATCAATACGGTGCGGCTCAAAGTCATTGGCGGGCCAAAGGTATTCCCCATCACGCTGGACAGTATCGATTTCGAAAGTGATTCCATCGTGTTTTTCAAGATCGTCGCCGGGATCGACCGTCGCTGGATCGAGATCGACGAGCCCACGATCGCACTCACCAAAGTCACGGACTTCGATACCGTGAACGTGAAGCAATGCGGTGATGAAACCGTGACGGTCCATAATACGGGCTTTATGCCGGTGCGTTTGGACTCGCTGACCGGTCTGCCGCCATGGCACTCGGTTGTGCCACCGAGCGCGCCTTTTGGAAGTACGATTGCGCCGGGTGATTCCGTCACGCTCACGATCCGGTTCTGTCCGCGTGCCGACAGCGCGTGGGACACGACGATCACCGCAAACACGTCGGTCAATTGGCCGGGTCACGCCGCCTGCTATACGATCGATACCGGACATCTCCAGAGCTATGGATATGCGCCGCCGTTTCCATTTAAGCTTGAGTTGAAGCCTACTGTCATGTCGATAGACTCCATTGGAGGTCGCATTGCGGATACGATCGAGCTGCCGATTCTGATCGATCGCTCGGTGCCGCTCACGCCGCTGGACATGCGGTTCGCTCTGACATACGACGCGCGCTCGCTGGAATATCTCGGTATGTCTTCAGCGTATGCGACCGCAAGGGTGACCGATCAAACCGGTGCGCTCGACATTCTCTTGCCGGAGTCTCAGGACGTTGCGCAGGGTGAAATCGCGCGTGCCAAGTTTCTCATTACGGTCCCCGATAGCATTCTCTCGACCATGTTGCTGACTCCGGGCCGGTTCACGAGCGATTCGATCATGTTTATCAAGCCGATCCCGATCGGCGACACAACAACCGTTGCCATTGCGGGGCGCTGCAGTATTTCGCGGCTAATCTTTCACGAGGGACTGAATGCGATGACAGTGCCGACTCCGAATCCAACCACAGGGCGGGTATCGCTCGACGTGTCACTGCTGGAAGATTCGCAGCCGACGTTGCGCGTCCTGAGCAGTGTCGGTCAGAGTGTGCTGACGTTGCTCGATGGCAATAAGACGATCCAACATGGCTCCTATCACATCGAGTTTGGCACGGAGTCACTGGCGAGTGGCATGTATGTGATCGAGCTGCAAGGGGGAGATTACCATGCTACGCAACGGATGGTGGTGGTGAGATGA